GGGGGCAGACCCCGAGGCCCCAGGAACGCGAATTGACAGAGGACGGGGGCGTGCGACTGGTGGACGCTGATGTTCAAAAGTCCCTGCGGGCTCCGCAAAAGCGACCAGCTCTTGCCATTGTTCCGATGCCGGATCCTGTTGCTGCACGGGTGCGGGATTTCCAGTCCGCAGAAGGGGAGATGGAGGCGGTTCGCGATCCGGAAACGCTTCAGATTCTCTGCTGCGGACTCAGCCGCCAACGCCTTGAAGAGGCCGTCCGATGTCATCGATGGCCCGTTCAGGCTGTGGATGATCTCTCAGCCGCTGATGTCCTTCTCAGCGTGCGTCAGGGGCTCGGCCGCCAGCCGGATCTTCGCCGTCAGGCACGGGAGGCCGGGGTGCCCATTCTGGTGATCAAGTCTGACTCCTTGCCCCAAGTGGAGCGGGCTCTCGAGCGTCTGCTCAGTCGCCGATCACGGCCTGAAACGCAATCGTTACCGCCGGTATCCGCCGCAGAACCTGGTCGGGCTGATGCGCTTGCGGCCCTCGAGGAGTGTCGGCTGGCTGTCGAGCAGGTGGTGATGCCGGAGGGGCGGCCTGTGGAGCTGTTGCCCCGCAGTGAGGTGGTGCTGCAGATGCAGGCAGATCTGGTGGCGCGCTACAGACTGCGTAGTGATGTGTACGGGCCTTCGGATCAGCGCCGGCTCAGGCTTTTTCCACCTTGAACAAGGCTCTTCTGAGACAGACGGATTGACGAAGGTCACTCCGCTGTGGGTAACTATCTGAACGCCAGTGCTTGATCTCCGCAGGAGATCATGACCTGGAGTCAATGGGCCGTCGCCAAGTGGTAAGGCAGCGGGTTTTGGTCCCGCCATTCCTAGGTTCGAATCCTAGCGGCCCAGTTTTTTCAGGATTCCAGTGTTGTCCTGTGAACTCCTTGTCTTCGACTTCGACGGGGTGATTGTCGATGGGATGGAGGAGTACTGGTGGAGTGCTCGCCGTGCCGCGTTGAGCCTCTGCCCCGGGGCCGCGCTGCCAGACACCATCCCCGATGGGTTTCGTGCTCTGCGTCCCTGGATTCACCACGGCTGGGAGATGGTGCTGATCGCGTCGCTGTTCTCTGAGCCCAGTCGGTCGCTGATGACGGGTGATCTCGATGGGGTGATCCGCGATTACAGCGCGTTCTGTTCCGAAGGCCTGTCCCGGTTCGGCTGGACCCCGACCCTCCTGCAGGAGCGGCTTGAGCACGTTCGTCGCGAGGCTGTCCTGATGGATCGGAGTGGTTGGCTGGCGATGCATCGGCCCTATCCAGGGGTGCCGGAGCGCCTCGCGTCTTTGGAGGATGAAGGAGTGGCCTGGGCGGTGCTCACCACCAAGGGGAAAGCCTTCACTGGAGAATTGCTGGCT
The sequence above is a segment of the Synechococcus sp. PROS-7-1 genome. Coding sequences within it:
- a CDS encoding HAD family hydrolase yields the protein MEEYWWSARRAALSLCPGAALPDTIPDGFRALRPWIHHGWEMVLIASLFSEPSRSLMTGDLDGVIRDYSAFCSEGLSRFGWTPTLLQERLEHVRREAVLMDRSGWLAMHRPYPGVPERLASLEDEGVAWAVLTTKGKAFTGELLASMGLTPARLDGRESGPKPDVLLSLRDDWRLRGFIEDRKATLETVRGTAGLEELPCWLASWGYLKPDDPVTLPEGVSLLSPECFAGPLASWN